The Glycine max cultivar Williams 82 chromosome 12, Glycine_max_v4.0, whole genome shotgun sequence genome window below encodes:
- the LOC106795431 gene encoding uncharacterized protein, whose translation MLAGYAYTEKMHWRHLGDIRANKPSAAEWLDQLPKQKWVQCFDEGKRWGHMTTNFSESVNSMLKNTRHLPVSSLVEETYFKTALLFANRGRQTQAMINSGSQYSEVVFDAINSGQQESNTHIVNEFDRHNHTFIITETQSPLETPRSPGRFRVMLQSQKCDCGEFQAKHLPCSHIMAACKSVNVDPMTYVPMIFTLQHILHIYDNSFGLSPHESMWQKYEGDQWSPDPRRKRTAKGRPVSTRIPTEMDEDENERASRKKCGLCRQHGHSINNCPNVSSS comes from the exons ATGTTGGCTG GGTACGCATACACGGAGAAGATGCACTGGCGACATCTTGGGGATATTCGTGCGAATAAGCCAAGTGCAGCTGAATGGCTTGATCAATTACCCAAACAAAAATGGGTACAATGCTTTGATGAGGGGAAACGTTGGGGACATATGACTACCAATTTTTCGGAGTCTGTTAATTCCATGTTAAAAAACACAAGACATTTACCGGTGTCATCATTGGTTGAGGAGACCTATTTCAAGACCGCACTACTCTTTGCTAATAGAGGTCGACAAACTCAGGCAATGATCAACTCCGGCTCACAGTATTCTGAAGTCGTCTTCGATGCAATCAATAGTGGTCAACAAGAATCTAATACACACATTGTAAATGAATTCGACAGACACAATCACACTTTTATTATAACCGAGACTCAATCCCCACTTGAAACACCCAGATCACCTGGAAGGTTTAGAGTAATGTTACAATCCCAAAAGTGTGATTGTGGTGAATTTCAGGCTAAACATTTACCGTGTTCTCACATCATGGCTGCCTGTAAATCTGTCAATGTTGATCCCATGACCTATGTGCCGATGATATTCACTTTACAACACATTTTGCACATCTACGACAACTCCTTTGGTTTATCGCCACACGAATCAATGTGGCAAAAATATGAAGGAGATCAGTGGAGTCCTGATCCAAGGAGAAAGAGGACTGCAAAGGGTCGTCCAGTTTCAACTCGCATTCCTACTGAGATGGACGAAGACGAAAATGAACGAgcaagtagaaaaaaatgtggACTTTGCCGGCAACATGGTCATAGCATAAATAATTGTCCTAATGTATCCTCATCTTAG
- the LOC100780817 gene encoding cellulose synthase-like protein H1 isoform X1 yields MANQNTLPLYDKYWVKHTLSRVMDSLTLLLLLLLLGYRINIFSHSNYTFPCLVAFICESWFTFSWILVISTKWSPAYTKTYIHRLLLRVPEGELPAVDLFVTTADPVLEPPIITINTVLSLLALDYPHNKLACYVSDDGCSPLTFYALIEAFQFAKLWVPFCKKYNIQLRVPFRYFSNNTSTDNNEDTPEFMQDWLKMKNEYERLTRKILNATKNSIPLVGEFAIFSDTQPRNHPTIIKVIWENKEGLSDELPHLIYVSREKKQEHPHQYKAGAMNVLTRVSGVMTNAPFILNLDCDMHVNNPKIVLHALCILLDSKGEKEVAFAQCIQQFYDGLKDDPLGNQLVAAFRYLGGGLAGLQGIFYLGTNCMHRRKVIYGLSPYHGIQNGKKDHGVSNGKFSEKKTIFGTSKGFVESATHALEGKTFTPNNNICKSLEAASEVSSCEYEYGTAWGKQVGWMYGSTSEDLLTGLKIHTKGWRSEVCSPELSPFMGCSPQDILVVIGQQKRWISGLLDILLSKHCPIFGTLFGKLQFRQCLGYLWITTWSLRPVPEICYAALPAYCIINNSSFLPKELGQWIPATLLVIYNVSTLLENLKIGLSIRTWCNNQRMARITTMNSWFFGFLAILLKRLRISNIGFEITRKDETFSNEGANENDGRFIFNKSPVFIPGTTILLIQLTALVTMWLGWQPPVRNNGHGSGVGEVFCSTYLVVCYWPFLKGLFEKGKYGIPLSTICKSMALAFLFVYLCKAN; encoded by the exons ATGGCTAATCAAAACACTCTCCctctttatgataaatattgGGTGAAGCATACGTTATCAAGAGTAATGGATTCCTTGACTCTGCTCCTCCTCCTCTTACTTCTTGGTTACCGtattaatattttctctcaTAGCAACTACACTTTCCCTTGCCTTGTTGCTTTCATATGCGAGTCATGGTTCACTTTTTCTTGGATTCTCGTCATCAGCACTAAATGGTCTCCTGCATATACCAAAACCTACATACACCGTCTCTTGCTTCG GGTACCTGAGGGTGAGCTTCCAGCAGTGGATCTATTTGTGACAACAGCAGACCCAGTGCTTGAGCCTCCTATCATCACAATCAACACTGTCTTGTCTCTCTTGGCGCTTGATTATCCTCATAACAAACTTGCTTGCTATGTTTCTGATGATGGATGCTCCCCTCTTACCTTCTATGCCCTTATCGAAGCATTTCAATTTGCTAAGCTTTGGGTACCTTTCTGTAAGAAGTACAACATACAACTTAGAGTACCCTTCAGATACTTCTCCAATAACACCAGCACTGACAACAATGAAGACACGCCGGAGTTTATGCAAGACTGGTTAAAAATGAAG AACGAGTATGAGCGCCTTACCCGTAAAATTCTGAATGCAACAAAAAATTCGATTCCACTTGTGGGAGAGTTTGCTATCTTCTCAGATACACAGCCTAGAAATCATCCAACCATAATTAAG GTAATATGGGAAAACAAAGAAGGTCTTTCAGACGAGTTGCCTCACTTAATCTACGTATCTAGAGAAAAGAAGCAGGAACATCCACATCAATATAAAGCTGGTGCTATGAATGTGTTG ACAAGAGTCTCTGGAGTGATGACAAATGCACCCTTTATCCTAAACTTAGATTGTGACATGCACGTGAATAATCCAAAGATTGTTCTACACGCCCTGTGCATTTTATTAGATTCAAAGGGAGAAAAAGAAGTTGCATTTGCCCAATGTATCCAGCAATTCTATGATGGATTAAAGGATGATCCTCTCGGAAATCAGCTTGTGGCAGCGTTTCGG TACTTGGGGGGTGGATTAGCAGGGCTCCAAGGGATATTTTACTTAGGAACAAATTGCATGCACAGAAGAAAAGTAATTTATGGCCTTTCTCCTTATCATGGCATTCAAAATGGAAAGAAGGATCATGGCGTCTCCAATG GGAAATTCtcagaaaagaaaacaatatttgGTACATCAAAGGGGTTTGTGGAATCAGCTACTCATGCTTTGGAAGGGAAGACATTTACTCCCAATAACAATATTTGCAAATCTCTTGAGGCTGCGAGTGAAGTTTCTAGTTGTGAATATGAATACGGCACTGCTTGGGGAAAACAG GTGGGTTGGATGTATGGATCAACATCTGAAGATTTACTTACCGGACTGAAAATCCACACAAAAGGTTGGAGATCTGAAGTGTGCTCACCAGAACTTTCGCCTTTTATGGGATGCTCACCTCAAGATATTTTAGTTGTAATTGGTCAACAAAAGAGATGGATCTCAGGGTTGCTTGATATCCTCCTAAGCAAGCATTGTCCAATTTTTGGAACCCTATTTGGTAAGCTCCAATTCAGACAATGCTTGGGGTATCTTTGGATCACTACTTGGAGCTTACGACCCGTTCCTGAAATATGTTATGCTGCTCTCCCTGCCTATTGCATCATTAATAACTCCAGTTTCTTGCCCAAG GAACTCGGACAATGGATCCCCGCCACTTTGCTTGTGATTTACAACGTGTCTACTCTTTTAGAGAACTTGAAAATAGGATTGTCAATTCGAACATGGTGTAACAATCAACGAATGGCAAGGATAACCACCATGAATTCTTGGTTTTTTGGATTTTTGGCCATCCTACTTAAGCGATTAAGGATATCTAACATTGGCTTTGAAATAACAAGGAAAGACGAAACATTTTCCAATGAGGGTGCAAATGAAAATGATGGTAGATTCATTTTTAACAAGTCTCCAGTTTTTATACCTGGCACAACtattttgcttattcaactCACAGCACTGGTTACCATGTGGTTGGGATGGCAACCACCTGTTAGAAACAATGGACATGGATCTGGTGTTGGGGAAGTGTTCTGTAGTACATATTTGGTTGTGTGCTATTGGCCATTTTTGAAAGGGTTATTTGAGAAAGGAAAGTATGGAATTCCCTTATCCACAATTTGCAAGTCAATGGCTCTGGCTTTCCTTTTTGTGTACTTATGCAAAGCAAATTAA
- the LOC112998572 gene encoding serine/threonine-protein phosphatase 7 long form homolog: MDDKPLLRHQHVHRSRTTINELITSYYHTIPEPEPQIIPLLSSTGFQHIALIKQCKIDPALITALVERWRPETHTFHLPWGECTITLEDVALHLGIRVDGCVVAGPSFLHWDELCHELLGEVPPENARKGSALKLTWLLNMLRAPLPEEPTTYQLQCRCRAYIMYMIGGALIPDKSGNRVHLMYLNLLRDLNNTKKYSWGSACLANLYRELCRASSEVGKSMGGCVILLQSWAWYHMPFIAPRVPRPEITFPLAKRWSGGRLEYRATPHGDLVGYRSRIDHMESHEFSWIPYRGFEEHLPRRAYRDMEIWSACTAIICFSIVE; encoded by the exons ATGGATGATAAACCTCTATTGCGTCATCAACATGTTCATCGTTCACGTACCACGATTAATGAGTTAATCACTTCCTATTACCATACAATACCTGAACCAGAACCACAAATTATACCATTATTATCGTCTACCGGGTTCCAACATATTGCCTTAATCAAACAGTGTAAAATTGATCCTGCATTGATCACTGCATTGGTTGAACGATGGAGGCCTGAAACACATACCTTTCACCTGCCATGGGGAGAGTGCACCATCACACTCGAAGATGTTGCACTTCATCTAGGCATTAGAGTCGATGGTTGTGTTGTGGCTGGACCTAGCTTCTTACATTGGGATGAGTTATGCCACGAGTTACTAGGGGAAGTCCCTCCCGAAAATGCACGTAAAGGATCCGCACTGAAGCTAACATGGTTGCTAAACATGTTGCGCGCACCATTGCCTGAAGAACCAACAACGTACCAACTACAATGCAGGTGTAGAGCTTACATAATGTACATGATTGGCGGTGCTTTAATTCCTGATAAATCTGGAAATAGAGTTCATTTAATGTATTTGAACCTATTACGTGATttgaacaacacaaaaaaatatagttggggTTCGGCTTGCTTAGCAAACTTGTATAGAGAACTATGTCGAGCATCATCGGAGGTTGGTAAATCTATGGGTGGTTGTGTCATACTATTGCAGTCATGGGCTTGGTACCACATGCCTTTTATTGCACCAAGAGTCCCACGACCGGAAATAACTTTTCCACTGGCTAAAAG ATGGAGTGGTGGTAGATTAGAATATAGGGCCACACCGCATGGTGACTTAGTCGGATATAGGTCTCGTATAGATCATATGGAGAGCCATGAG TTTTCTTGGATCCCATATAGAGGATTTGAAGAACACCTACCCAGACGTGCATATAGAGACATGGAGATTTGGTCTGCATGTACTGCAATTATTTGTTTCTCGATTGTCGAATGA
- the LOC100780817 gene encoding cellulose synthase-like protein B5 isoform X2, protein MANQNTLPLYDKYWVKHTLSRVMDSLTLLLLLLLLGYRINIFSHSNYTFPCLVAFICESWFTFSWILVISTKWSPAYTKTYIHRLLLRVPEGELPAVDLFVTTADPVLEPPIITINTVLSLLALDYPHNKLACYVSDDGCSPLTFYALIEAFQFAKLWVPFCKKYNIQLRVPFRYFSNNTSTDNNEDTPEFMQDWLKMKNEYERLTRKILNATKNSIPLVGEFAIFSDTQPRNHPTIIKVIWENKEGLSDELPHLIYVSREKKQEHPHQYKAGAMNVLYLGGGLAGLQGIFYLGTNCMHRRKVIYGLSPYHGIQNGKKDHGVSNGKFSEKKTIFGTSKGFVESATHALEGKTFTPNNNICKSLEAASEVSSCEYEYGTAWGKQVGWMYGSTSEDLLTGLKIHTKGWRSEVCSPELSPFMGCSPQDILVVIGQQKRWISGLLDILLSKHCPIFGTLFGKLQFRQCLGYLWITTWSLRPVPEICYAALPAYCIINNSSFLPKELGQWIPATLLVIYNVSTLLENLKIGLSIRTWCNNQRMARITTMNSWFFGFLAILLKRLRISNIGFEITRKDETFSNEGANENDGRFIFNKSPVFIPGTTILLIQLTALVTMWLGWQPPVRNNGHGSGVGEVFCSTYLVVCYWPFLKGLFEKGKYGIPLSTICKSMALAFLFVYLCKAN, encoded by the exons ATGGCTAATCAAAACACTCTCCctctttatgataaatattgGGTGAAGCATACGTTATCAAGAGTAATGGATTCCTTGACTCTGCTCCTCCTCCTCTTACTTCTTGGTTACCGtattaatattttctctcaTAGCAACTACACTTTCCCTTGCCTTGTTGCTTTCATATGCGAGTCATGGTTCACTTTTTCTTGGATTCTCGTCATCAGCACTAAATGGTCTCCTGCATATACCAAAACCTACATACACCGTCTCTTGCTTCG GGTACCTGAGGGTGAGCTTCCAGCAGTGGATCTATTTGTGACAACAGCAGACCCAGTGCTTGAGCCTCCTATCATCACAATCAACACTGTCTTGTCTCTCTTGGCGCTTGATTATCCTCATAACAAACTTGCTTGCTATGTTTCTGATGATGGATGCTCCCCTCTTACCTTCTATGCCCTTATCGAAGCATTTCAATTTGCTAAGCTTTGGGTACCTTTCTGTAAGAAGTACAACATACAACTTAGAGTACCCTTCAGATACTTCTCCAATAACACCAGCACTGACAACAATGAAGACACGCCGGAGTTTATGCAAGACTGGTTAAAAATGAAG AACGAGTATGAGCGCCTTACCCGTAAAATTCTGAATGCAACAAAAAATTCGATTCCACTTGTGGGAGAGTTTGCTATCTTCTCAGATACACAGCCTAGAAATCATCCAACCATAATTAAG GTAATATGGGAAAACAAAGAAGGTCTTTCAGACGAGTTGCCTCACTTAATCTACGTATCTAGAGAAAAGAAGCAGGAACATCCACATCAATATAAAGCTGGTGCTATGAATGTGTTG TACTTGGGGGGTGGATTAGCAGGGCTCCAAGGGATATTTTACTTAGGAACAAATTGCATGCACAGAAGAAAAGTAATTTATGGCCTTTCTCCTTATCATGGCATTCAAAATGGAAAGAAGGATCATGGCGTCTCCAATG GGAAATTCtcagaaaagaaaacaatatttgGTACATCAAAGGGGTTTGTGGAATCAGCTACTCATGCTTTGGAAGGGAAGACATTTACTCCCAATAACAATATTTGCAAATCTCTTGAGGCTGCGAGTGAAGTTTCTAGTTGTGAATATGAATACGGCACTGCTTGGGGAAAACAG GTGGGTTGGATGTATGGATCAACATCTGAAGATTTACTTACCGGACTGAAAATCCACACAAAAGGTTGGAGATCTGAAGTGTGCTCACCAGAACTTTCGCCTTTTATGGGATGCTCACCTCAAGATATTTTAGTTGTAATTGGTCAACAAAAGAGATGGATCTCAGGGTTGCTTGATATCCTCCTAAGCAAGCATTGTCCAATTTTTGGAACCCTATTTGGTAAGCTCCAATTCAGACAATGCTTGGGGTATCTTTGGATCACTACTTGGAGCTTACGACCCGTTCCTGAAATATGTTATGCTGCTCTCCCTGCCTATTGCATCATTAATAACTCCAGTTTCTTGCCCAAG GAACTCGGACAATGGATCCCCGCCACTTTGCTTGTGATTTACAACGTGTCTACTCTTTTAGAGAACTTGAAAATAGGATTGTCAATTCGAACATGGTGTAACAATCAACGAATGGCAAGGATAACCACCATGAATTCTTGGTTTTTTGGATTTTTGGCCATCCTACTTAAGCGATTAAGGATATCTAACATTGGCTTTGAAATAACAAGGAAAGACGAAACATTTTCCAATGAGGGTGCAAATGAAAATGATGGTAGATTCATTTTTAACAAGTCTCCAGTTTTTATACCTGGCACAACtattttgcttattcaactCACAGCACTGGTTACCATGTGGTTGGGATGGCAACCACCTGTTAGAAACAATGGACATGGATCTGGTGTTGGGGAAGTGTTCTGTAGTACATATTTGGTTGTGTGCTATTGGCCATTTTTGAAAGGGTTATTTGAGAAAGGAAAGTATGGAATTCCCTTATCCACAATTTGCAAGTCAATGGCTCTGGCTTTCCTTTTTGTGTACTTATGCAAAGCAAATTAA